From one Nitrospinota bacterium genomic stretch:
- a CDS encoding transketolase: MHHESGIGHIGGNLSSLDAMLFLHTQAMEKDDLFILSKGHSAGALYVTLWAAGQLADDDLATFHKDNTNLPGHPVGGWHPGIRFSTGSLGHGLGLAAGAGMARRLQKNNAPVYCLMSDGEWNEGSNWEAALFIAHHNLHRVTILIDRNDLQGFGRTGDVANMEPFGGKFSAFGFDVLEIDGHDPRELHKALAQQDGLPKTIIMRTVKGHGVSFMENKMEWHYLPMTKEQYRQAVDEVERA; encoded by the coding sequence ATGCATCACGAAAGCGGCATCGGCCACATCGGCGGGAATCTCTCCTCGCTCGATGCGATGCTTTTCCTCCACACGCAGGCGATGGAAAAGGACGACCTCTTCATCCTCTCCAAGGGACACTCGGCCGGCGCGCTCTACGTCACGCTCTGGGCTGCCGGCCAACTGGCCGACGACGACCTGGCGACATTTCACAAGGACAACACGAATCTCCCCGGCCACCCCGTGGGGGGCTGGCATCCCGGCATCCGTTTCTCCACCGGCAGTTTGGGCCACGGCCTCGGCCTGGCGGCGGGGGCGGGCATGGCGCGCCGCCTGCAAAAGAACAACGCGCCGGTCTACTGCCTCATGTCCGACGGCGAGTGGAACGAAGGCTCCAACTGGGAAGCGGCGCTTTTTATCGCGCACCACAACCTGCACCGCGTCACCATTCTGATAGACCGCAACGATTTGCAGGGGTTTGGCCGCACGGGCGACGTGGCGAACATGGAGCCGTTCGGCGGCAAGTTCAGCGCCTTCGGTTTCGACGTGCTGGAGATCGACGGCCACGACCCGCGCGAACTGCACAAGGCGCTGGCGCAACAGGACGGCCTGCCGAAAACGATCATCATGCGGACGGTGAAGGGGCACGGCGTCTCCTTCATGGAGAACAAAATGGAGTGGCACTACCTGCCGATGACAAAGGAGCAATACCGGCAGGCGGTGGACGAGGTGGAGCGCGCATGA
- a CDS encoding DUF2029 domain-containing protein, with protein sequence MDYWLKLSFEKKTAALFIFFFALLAISPAMGIHNNYLGYNGGVISIIQNHSNPYPADWKTAEPPFGNWFLWPPLFALFFYPFSTLALGPHAGSYVWCVLNMLVLMAGIHAVWREIDGKRKLFSGWWYFFALLLMANEMMGSLTNLQINSLITGVILLGTAMYFRGRYAISGFFLALGVGLKIVPLPMAMLLMLEFNAVFIASFVLFLAGLSLLPLLVMPPSLLMECFRTLVELHSMERVHTIYLGLHPTLRHYGIIISNPAFSGFLLANAALIAAAAFMVFRKDRGQFVRLLVPLALAFMILFNKRAESPTYVMLVPIFTFMLHAALSARSGGDEAGFKTRMAFLLIGWFLVSIVFSDLVPRPVRQFANLWHLKTIGAVWLYIWSWMEAVRFFWAGGRGGGAGNVPPSQAGNKI encoded by the coding sequence ATGGACTATTGGTTGAAACTCAGCTTCGAAAAGAAAACGGCGGCTCTATTCATCTTTTTTTTCGCGCTATTGGCCATTTCCCCGGCTATGGGGATACACAACAACTACCTGGGGTACAACGGCGGCGTTATCTCCATCATTCAAAACCATAGCAATCCCTATCCGGCGGACTGGAAGACGGCGGAGCCGCCGTTCGGCAACTGGTTTTTGTGGCCGCCGCTGTTCGCGCTGTTTTTTTACCCGTTTTCCACGCTTGCCCTGGGGCCGCACGCCGGTTCCTACGTATGGTGCGTGCTGAACATGCTTGTGCTTATGGCCGGCATCCACGCCGTATGGCGCGAGATCGACGGGAAACGGAAACTTTTCAGCGGGTGGTGGTATTTTTTCGCCCTGCTTTTGATGGCCAACGAGATGATGGGCAGCCTTACCAACCTTCAGATTAACAGCCTTATCACCGGCGTTATCCTGTTGGGAACGGCCATGTATTTCCGGGGACGGTACGCGATTTCCGGTTTTTTTCTCGCGCTGGGGGTGGGGCTGAAAATCGTACCGCTTCCGATGGCCATGCTGCTGATGCTGGAGTTCAACGCGGTATTCATCGCCTCATTCGTCCTTTTTCTGGCGGGACTCTCCTTGCTGCCGCTTTTGGTTATGCCGCCGTCCCTGCTGATGGAATGTTTCCGCACGCTCGTGGAACTGCATTCCATGGAACGGGTGCATACCATTTATTTGGGCCTGCATCCCACCCTGCGGCATTACGGGATTATCATAAGCAATCCGGCGTTTTCCGGTTTCCTGCTTGCAAACGCGGCGCTTATCGCGGCCGCGGCGTTCATGGTTTTCCGCAAGGATAGGGGGCAATTCGTCCGGCTGCTTGTGCCGCTGGCGCTGGCGTTCATGATTCTTTTCAACAAGCGGGCGGAAAGCCCCACCTACGTCATGCTGGTTCCCATATTCACGTTCATGCTCCACGCGGCCCTTTCCGCCCGGAGCGGGGGGGACGAAGCGGGATTCAAAACCCGGATGGCATTCCTGCTTATAGGGTGGTTCCTTGTCTCCATCGTATTTTCGGATTTGGTGCCGCGCCCGGTGCGCCAGTTCGCCAATCTATGGCACTTAAAAACCATAGGCGCGGTATGGCTGTATATCTGGTCGTGGATGGAGGCGGTCCGGTTTTTTTGGGCGGGCGGCCGGGGCGGTGGCGCGGGCAACGTTCCACCTTCTCAAGCGGGAAATAAAATTTAG
- a CDS encoding DUF2029 domain-containing protein, which yields MNYWRRLGFERRAAALFILFFSIAALFPAAERRNIYQVYDVGTRAVIIGMNPYPAADWQAGESPPPAEFPGSPTFAYFFSPFSTHHGLGPDAGSYAWVLLNFAAFMAGVWSLFSLIDGERKLLRKKWFLIALFLLAGEMPDSIMNAHNNGLVTGMMLLGTGLYLRGRKGWAALLLAMGTNFKLFPLAMALLLGLDLGFGFIIGFAAITGALFLLPAPIMGWAAYGSMLASWFDIIVTVPLHAVHLGLEPTLLHYGFHIAPAEFVFFTLANAGALALASFHLLKRDRGEFIRLIVPALLGFAVLFNRRAESQSFIIIAPVFVFMLHTALRLRAEGDDSGFRANALFIVIGWMLIWWGYSVFASPIFRITAEAWHFKTLGAVLLYLWAWAQIVMHFANKMQAEGTAVPVAGAAQ from the coding sequence ATGAATTATTGGCGGAGACTTGGCTTCGAGCGGAGGGCGGCGGCCCTGTTCATCCTTTTCTTCTCCATTGCCGCGCTTTTCCCCGCCGCGGAGAGACGCAATATTTACCAGGTATACGATGTCGGCACACGGGCCGTCATAATTGGAATGAATCCCTACCCCGCCGCCGATTGGCAGGCGGGCGAATCTCCCCCGCCGGCGGAGTTCCCCGGCAGCCCCACCTTCGCCTATTTCTTCTCGCCGTTTTCCACCCACCACGGGCTGGGGCCGGATGCCGGCTCTTATGCCTGGGTGCTGCTGAATTTTGCGGCGTTCATGGCGGGGGTGTGGTCTTTGTTCAGCCTTATCGATGGCGAGCGGAAACTGCTGCGGAAAAAATGGTTCCTCATCGCGCTATTCCTGCTGGCCGGCGAAATGCCGGATTCGATCATGAATGCGCATAACAACGGCCTTGTCACCGGCATGATGCTGCTGGGGACGGGACTCTATTTGCGGGGGCGCAAGGGGTGGGCCGCATTGCTGCTGGCTATGGGGACAAATTTCAAGCTGTTCCCGCTGGCGATGGCGCTGCTCCTCGGCCTCGATCTCGGCTTTGGTTTTATCATCGGCTTCGCCGCGATTACCGGCGCCCTTTTCCTCCTGCCCGCGCCCATCATGGGGTGGGCCGCCTACGGCTCGATGCTGGCAAGCTGGTTCGATATCATCGTCACCGTGCCGCTGCACGCCGTCCACCTCGGTCTGGAGCCGACCCTGCTGCATTACGGTTTCCATATCGCTCCCGCCGAGTTCGTCTTTTTCACCTTGGCCAACGCCGGCGCGCTGGCGCTGGCGTCGTTTCACCTTCTTAAGAGGGATCGCGGCGAGTTTATACGGCTCATCGTGCCGGCGTTGCTCGGCTTCGCCGTTCTATTCAACCGGCGGGCGGAAAGCCAGAGCTTTATCATCATCGCGCCGGTGTTTGTTTTCATGTTGCACACCGCGTTGCGCTTACGCGCAGAGGGGGACGACAGCGGGTTCCGCGCCAATGCCCTGTTCATCGTCATCGGATGGATGCTCATCTGGTGGGGCTATAGCGTTTTCGCCTCCCCCATATTCCGCATAACGGCGGAGGCGTGGCATTTCAAAACGCTGGGGGCCGTCCTCCTGTATCTGTGGGCATGGGCGCAGATTGTCATGCACTTCGCCAATAAGATGCAGGCCGAGGGAACGGCAGTCCCGGTGGCCGGCGCGGCGCAATAA
- the flgF gene encoding flagellar basal-body rod protein FlgF — protein MNKGIYVATSGSLAQERAMDIIANNMANMNTAGYKADRMLFQSYLQKAGAPGAAAPAANEIKAGVLADKTDDITYMVGSQSYTNYEQGALQKTGNSFDIALDGDGFMAVQTPMGERYIRGGAFKIDSGGDLVTADGYQVSNQNGNPIHVGNEEFSVREDGRVTVSGGGIEQLKIVNFADRSQLKKAGQGLFVADEKMDTAAPTANVRQGYLEASNINPVAEMTRMITALRTYEAFQKTIHSNDDMTSRLIADVARP, from the coding sequence TTGAATAAGGGAATATACGTAGCCACCAGCGGCAGCCTTGCCCAGGAGCGGGCAATGGATATTATCGCCAACAACATGGCGAACATGAACACGGCCGGCTACAAGGCGGACCGCATGCTTTTCCAAAGCTACCTCCAGAAAGCCGGCGCGCCCGGCGCGGCCGCACCTGCCGCTAATGAGATCAAAGCCGGGGTTTTAGCGGACAAGACGGATGACATCACCTATATGGTCGGCTCGCAAAGCTACACCAATTACGAACAGGGGGCGTTGCAGAAAACCGGCAACAGCTTCGATATCGCGCTCGACGGCGACGGTTTCATGGCCGTGCAGACGCCGATGGGGGAACGCTACATCCGCGGCGGCGCTTTCAAGATCGACTCCGGGGGCGACTTGGTGACGGCGGACGGCTATCAGGTTTCGAACCAAAACGGCAATCCCATCCATGTGGGAAACGAGGAATTTTCCGTGCGGGAAGACGGCCGCGTGACTGTTTCCGGCGGCGGGATCGAGCAGCTTAAAATCGTGAATTTCGCCGACCGGTCACAACTGAAGAAGGCGGGACAAGGGCTTTTCGTGGCCGACGAAAAAATGGACACGGCGGCGCCAACGGCGAACGTGAGGCAAGGGTATCTGGAGGCCTCCAACATCAACCCGGTGGCGGAAATGACCCGGATGATCACCGCGTTGCGCACCTACGAAGCATTCCAGAAAACAATTCACTCGAATGACGACATGACATCGCGCCTTATCGCCGATGTCGCCAGACCGTAA
- the flgG gene encoding flagellar basal-body rod protein FlgG has protein sequence MIRSLYTAATGMGAMQENINVISNNLANVGTMGFKRSRAEFQDLLYQTMRMPGTETPTGNQVPTGIQVGMGSKLSAVSKLFSQGDFQQTSNELDMAIQGKGFFQVLQPDGTVGYTRMGAFRLDSTGQMVTGDGEPLEPPITIPQDALNVSISATGQVSVIQPGQTVATVVGQMELASFINPAGLISVGRGLYKETAASGAPTPAAPGTNELGQVQQGFIESSNVNVVEELTNMILAQRAYELNSKAITTSDEMLQTANNTKR, from the coding sequence ATGATTCGTTCGCTTTACACCGCCGCTACCGGCATGGGCGCGATGCAGGAAAACATCAACGTGATATCGAACAACCTGGCCAACGTCGGCACGATGGGCTTCAAGCGGAGCCGCGCCGAGTTCCAGGACCTTTTGTACCAGACAATGCGGATGCCCGGCACCGAAACCCCCACCGGCAACCAGGTGCCGACCGGCATTCAGGTCGGCATGGGCTCAAAACTTTCCGCCGTGTCGAAGCTCTTCTCGCAGGGGGATTTTCAGCAGACCAGCAACGAGCTGGACATGGCCATACAGGGAAAAGGGTTTTTCCAGGTGCTCCAGCCGGACGGCACGGTGGGTTACACCCGCATGGGGGCATTCCGGCTCGATAGCACCGGCCAGATGGTGACCGGCGACGGCGAACCGTTAGAGCCGCCGATCACCATCCCGCAGGACGCGCTGAATGTGAGCATCTCCGCCACCGGCCAGGTATCGGTGATACAGCCGGGCCAGACCGTGGCGACCGTGGTTGGACAAATGGAACTGGCCAGCTTCATCAACCCGGCGGGGCTTATTTCCGTCGGCCGCGGGCTGTACAAGGAAACCGCCGCCTCCGGCGCGCCGACGCCCGCCGCTCCCGGCACCAACGAATTGGGACAGGTGCAGCAGGGTTTTATCGAATCCTCCAACGTCAACGTGGTGGAAGAGCTTACCAACATGATCCTCGCCCAGCGCGCCTACGAGCTCAACTCGAAGGCGATAACCACCTCTGACGAAATGCTCCAGACCGCCAACAACACGAAACGGTAA
- the flgA gene encoding flagellar basal body P-ring formation protein FlgA, protein MVCLTLLLAMLAAGPGRAVERGAISAAPDAKTSAFFQKAVGEYLASALSDTVSEYRVLDISVSGNEKIPAAFDDYRLNVQRTSKGMETVIGEVEFYSNGNEIKRISLSAKVEIQAEVAVAAERIPKGTTITEGMLRMEKIKVHGPVNDFCTDFAQVVGQVADRNIQPNRPVAKANLAKAVDVKAGDLILLVAENSEVKLTTRGVAKKDGSIGELIPVLNLRSNKRLFGRVVDAGTVQVNF, encoded by the coding sequence ATGGTTTGCCTGACACTGCTGCTGGCGATGCTGGCGGCGGGGCCGGGGAGAGCGGTTGAGCGGGGGGCAATTTCTGCCGCCCCGGATGCAAAAACTTCCGCATTTTTCCAAAAGGCCGTCGGCGAATACCTCGCTTCGGCCCTTTCAGATACCGTATCGGAGTACCGGGTTTTGGACATTAGCGTTTCCGGCAACGAAAAAATCCCCGCCGCCTTCGATGACTACCGGCTGAACGTGCAACGCACTTCCAAGGGGATGGAAACAGTGATCGGCGAGGTGGAATTCTACAGTAACGGAAATGAAATCAAACGGATAAGTCTATCCGCCAAAGTTGAGATACAGGCCGAAGTGGCGGTGGCCGCCGAGCGGATACCCAAAGGAACCACCATCACGGAGGGAATGCTCCGTATGGAAAAAATTAAAGTCCACGGCCCGGTAAACGATTTTTGCACGGATTTTGCACAAGTAGTGGGTCAAGTGGCTGACCGCAACATCCAGCCGAACCGCCCGGTGGCGAAAGCAAACCTGGCGAAAGCGGTGGACGTAAAGGCCGGCGACCTGATTCTGCTGGTGGCGGAAAACAGCGAGGTGAAGCTGACCACCCGCGGGGTCGCGAAAAAGGACGGCAGTATAGGCGAACTGATACCGGTGCTTAACCTCCGGTCGAACAAAAGGCTGTTCGGCAGGGTGGTGGACGCGGGCACGGTACAGGTGAATTTTTAA
- a CDS encoding flagellar basal body L-ring protein FlgH yields the protein MNGNLKTALVAAALLFGSAACAGKQIPPAMIVPDPEPVKATSTEGSLWPGQNGPNMLFADNKALRVGDIVTVYLVENVKALNTTTNRTSSQTQNTIGISTDNTKPGTNISMGGGEDYRGTGSSGRNDALTATVSAMVMEVSINGNMKIEGRRKMKINNEDQFIHVTGIVRQEDINFDNSIMSTKIANAEIQYDGVGDLNDSNTGGWATRLFKKIWPF from the coding sequence ATGAACGGAAATTTGAAAACGGCGCTGGTGGCGGCCGCGCTGCTCTTTGGTTCCGCCGCCTGCGCGGGCAAGCAGATACCCCCCGCCATGATCGTGCCCGACCCGGAACCGGTGAAGGCTACTTCCACCGAAGGCTCGCTCTGGCCCGGCCAGAACGGCCCGAACATGCTCTTCGCCGACAACAAGGCGCTGCGCGTGGGGGACATCGTCACCGTGTATCTGGTGGAAAACGTGAAAGCGCTTAACACCACCACCAACCGCACCAGCAGCCAGACGCAGAACACCATCGGCATTTCCACCGACAACACCAAGCCCGGAACCAATATCAGCATGGGCGGCGGCGAAGATTACCGCGGAACGGGAAGCAGCGGCCGCAACGACGCGCTCACCGCCACCGTCTCGGCGATGGTGATGGAGGTATCCATCAACGGCAACATGAAGATCGAAGGGCGCCGCAAAATGAAGATTAACAACGAGGATCAATTCATCCACGTTACCGGCATCGTGCGGCAGGAAGACATCAACTTCGACAACTCGATCATGTCCACCAAGATCGCCAACGCGGAAATCCAGTATGACGGCGTGGGGGATCTCAACGACAGCAACACCGGCGGCTGGGCAACCCGGCTGTTCAAGAAAATCTGGCCCTTTTAA
- a CDS encoding flagellar basal body P-ring protein FlgI produces MKFIGVMAVVLLAFPAAAGASRIKDISNIQGMRQNQLIGYGLMVGLKNSGDRTSKTPFTAQTLVAMLKRLGTTVDIRQLTGPQIGVSQTRFLRDVKVENVAAVMVTATLSPFSKPGTKLDVSVSSLGDAKSLEGGTLLMTPLKAPNGEVYAVAQGALAVTRKNGKKGSNVEVVPTTGTIPDGAIVEKEVPNDFAQKSQFNILLSKPDFATASSMVAAVNGKYGKDTARGLDAGTVEVQVPAKFAANPFGFMSEVEVLNVTSDMPARVVLDEKSGTVVIGDNVEIHDVAISFADITLQVRNGANAPAQAPKEKITMLKKNTSITDLVAALNALGVSPQDLVAIFRSLHASGALNAEMEVL; encoded by the coding sequence ATGAAATTCATCGGCGTGATGGCGGTAGTCCTGCTGGCCTTCCCCGCGGCGGCCGGTGCCTCGCGGATCAAGGACATTTCCAACATCCAGGGAATGCGCCAGAACCAGCTCATCGGCTACGGCCTGATGGTCGGCCTGAAAAACAGCGGCGACCGCACGTCGAAAACCCCCTTCACCGCGCAGACGCTCGTCGCGATGCTCAAGCGGCTGGGGACAACCGTCGACATCCGCCAGCTGACCGGCCCGCAGATCGGCGTTTCGCAGACGCGCTTCCTGCGCGACGTGAAAGTGGAGAACGTGGCCGCCGTCATGGTGACCGCCACGCTTTCCCCCTTCTCGAAGCCGGGCACCAAGCTGGACGTGTCCGTCTCCTCGCTGGGAGACGCCAAAAGCCTCGAAGGAGGCACGCTGCTCATGACCCCGCTGAAAGCCCCCAACGGCGAAGTATACGCCGTGGCGCAGGGGGCGCTGGCCGTCACCCGCAAAAACGGCAAAAAAGGGAGCAACGTGGAAGTGGTGCCGACAACCGGCACCATCCCGGACGGCGCGATCGTGGAAAAGGAAGTGCCGAACGACTTCGCGCAAAAATCGCAGTTCAATATCCTGCTGAGCAAGCCGGATTTCGCAACGGCCTCTTCCATGGTTGCGGCGGTCAACGGCAAGTACGGCAAGGATACCGCCCGCGGCCTCGACGCCGGCACCGTGGAAGTGCAGGTTCCCGCCAAGTTCGCGGCCAATCCTTTCGGCTTCATGAGCGAGGTTGAGGTGTTGAACGTGACCAGCGATATGCCGGCCCGCGTGGTGCTGGATGAAAAAAGCGGCACGGTGGTTATCGGCGACAACGTGGAGATACATGACGTCGCCATTTCATTCGCGGATATCACCCTGCAGGTGCGGAACGGAGCCAATGCCCCGGCGCAGGCGCCAAAGGAAAAAATCACCATGCTCAAGAAAAACACCAGCATCACCGACCTTGTCGCGGCGCTGAACGCCTTGGGGGTGTCGCCGCAGGATCTCGTGGCGATCTTCCGGTCGCTGCACGCGTCGGGGGCGTTGAACGCGGAGATGGAAGTGTTATGA
- a CDS encoding rod-binding protein has product MSGITANLHAVRRPQFAPAPEGLSEQQKKDMNKLKGLSREYEGFFMKQVVDAMRKTVPKDGYLNGGNAEEIYKGMMDDKLSEQMAKNGGSGIAENLYNTFSKAYLASLKAEKNAGGVK; this is encoded by the coding sequence ATGAGCGGGATTACGGCCAACCTCCACGCCGTCCGGCGGCCCCAGTTCGCCCCGGCGCCCGAAGGACTTAGCGAACAGCAAAAAAAGGATATGAACAAGCTGAAGGGACTCTCGCGGGAATACGAGGGTTTTTTCATGAAGCAGGTGGTGGACGCCATGCGGAAAACCGTGCCGAAGGACGGTTATCTTAACGGCGGCAATGCCGAAGAGATATACAAAGGAATGATGGACGACAAGCTTTCCGAACAGATGGCTAAAAACGGCGGCAGCGGCATCGCCGAAAACCTGTACAACACCTTCTCAAAAGCGTACCTCGCCTCGCTGAAGGCGGAAAAGAACGCGGGAGGGGTGAAATGA
- a CDS encoding flagellar protein FlgN produces the protein MKAPARLLELLDRNAHAYEELARNCDLEYQAVQACDLSRLDTLMKEKEQLALKLKMAEEARGALLEMIAAAMRRNAADITLAEIAAAPEGRALKEKLLAAGGRLKKAMDTAREKSDFSRRLIGRALDTVVETIRYANALAGGETATYSNAKTMGGKMRSGVMVTRSY, from the coding sequence ATGAAAGCCCCGGCCCGGCTGCTGGAACTGCTGGATCGCAACGCGCACGCGTACGAAGAGCTGGCGCGCAACTGCGACCTGGAGTATCAGGCCGTGCAGGCGTGCGATCTCTCCCGCCTGGACACCCTGATGAAGGAAAAAGAACAGTTGGCGCTCAAGCTGAAGATGGCCGAAGAGGCCCGCGGCGCGTTGCTGGAAATGATCGCCGCCGCCATGAGGCGGAACGCCGCCGACATCACCTTGGCGGAAATCGCCGCCGCGCCGGAAGGGCGCGCGCTGAAAGAAAAGCTGCTGGCCGCCGGCGGGCGCCTGAAAAAAGCCATGGACACCGCGCGGGAAAAAAGCGATTTCAGCCGCCGCCTGATCGGCCGCGCGCTGGATACCGTCGTGGAAACCATACGTTACGCCAATGCGCTGGCGGGGGGCGAAACGGCCACCTACTCGAACGCGAAAACGATGGGGGGCAAAATGCGCTCCGGCGTGATGGTGACGAGGTCGTACTGA
- the flgK gene encoding flagellar hook-associated protein FlgK gives MNIYGAMNTAKWALLSAQTAIEVTGQNVANVNNPDFNRQTAILQAQYPVNQGNHFIGTGVTVAAVKRNFDQFLYNQQLSADFNQNNYQARETIMNRVDTIMNETSGSGINNAMSNFFQSYYNLAINPSGATERTDVVEKAKSLSAKVSFVAGQVQQTRRDTDLKITGAVPIINNITSQIAALNKVIHETESNGAVANDYRDRREGLIKQVASFMDIGYAEANNGEVSVYMKTGRPLVTGENNFTLSTKQNPSDPATSSVFWADSAGNNVNITSDISAGQMGAWTTLRDQDLIKVQNQLDSLSASIVRDVNRIHAASFGLDGSTGINFFNGLTPGGRASNLNTGTGTLQPGSVLNPDNINLDHYRITFGAGGSYTVNNIDKGTASGTFTFTAGSPLTFFQQRGISIAIAGAPNAGDSFDISGAFNAAFTLAVNPTVQNDLNKVAAGSTTRWGDGISAEAIGSLQYAKTIGGAWSVAGATSGVYTYTDFYGATVGGVGSTTQAAASGRKLAEAVTNQLNNLRQQSSGVALDEEMINLVKYQQAYGAAAKTITTIDEMLQTLLNIK, from the coding sequence ATGAACATCTACGGCGCGATGAACACGGCCAAGTGGGCGCTGCTGTCGGCGCAGACCGCCATCGAAGTGACCGGCCAGAACGTCGCCAACGTGAACAACCCGGATTTCAACCGGCAGACCGCGATTCTGCAAGCCCAGTACCCGGTCAACCAGGGAAACCACTTTATCGGCACCGGCGTGACCGTTGCCGCCGTGAAGCGGAATTTCGACCAGTTCCTCTACAACCAGCAGTTATCGGCGGATTTCAACCAGAACAACTACCAGGCCCGCGAGACCATCATGAACCGCGTGGATACGATCATGAACGAAACCAGCGGCAGCGGCATCAACAACGCCATGAGCAATTTCTTCCAGAGTTATTACAACCTCGCCATCAACCCGTCCGGCGCCACCGAGCGCACCGACGTGGTGGAAAAGGCGAAGTCCCTCTCGGCCAAGGTTTCGTTCGTCGCCGGCCAGGTGCAACAGACCCGGCGCGATACCGACCTTAAAATCACCGGCGCGGTGCCGATCATCAACAACATCACCTCGCAGATCGCCGCGCTCAACAAGGTGATACACGAGACCGAATCGAACGGCGCGGTGGCGAACGATTACCGCGACCGCCGCGAAGGGCTTATCAAGCAGGTCGCCAGCTTCATGGACATCGGCTACGCCGAGGCCAACAACGGCGAAGTGTCCGTGTACATGAAGACGGGCCGCCCGCTGGTGACCGGTGAAAACAACTTCACGCTGAGCACCAAGCAGAACCCCTCGGATCCCGCGACCAGTTCCGTCTTTTGGGCGGACTCCGCCGGGAACAATGTGAACATCACCAGCGATATTTCCGCGGGGCAGATGGGGGCATGGACCACCCTGCGCGACCAGGACCTGATAAAGGTGCAGAACCAGCTCGACTCCCTGTCCGCATCGATTGTCCGGGACGTTAACCGGATTCATGCCGCTTCGTTCGGCCTTGACGGCAGCACCGGCATCAATTTTTTTAACGGCCTCACTCCGGGCGGCCGCGCCAGCAACCTGAACACCGGCACCGGCACCCTGCAGCCCGGCTCCGTGCTCAACCCGGATAACATTAATCTGGATCATTACCGGATAACTTTTGGCGCGGGCGGCTCCTACACCGTGAACAATATCGACAAGGGAACCGCCTCCGGCACGTTCACCTTCACCGCCGGCTCGCCGCTGACGTTTTTCCAGCAGCGGGGCATTTCCATCGCCATCGCGGGCGCGCCCAACGCGGGCGACAGCTTTGATATCAGCGGCGCGTTCAATGCCGCCTTCACGCTGGCCGTTAACCCGACGGTGCAGAACGACCTGAACAAGGTGGCGGCCGGCAGCACCACCCGCTGGGGCGATGGCATCTCCGCGGAGGCGATTGGTTCGCTGCAATATGCCAAGACCATAGGCGGCGCGTGGAGCGTGGCGGGAGCCACTTCCGGCGTATATACCTACACCGATTTTTACGGCGCCACCGTGGGCGGCGTCGGTTCCACCACGCAGGCCGCGGCTTCAGGGAGGAAACTGGCCGAGGCGGTGACGAACCAGCTGAACAATCTGCGCCAACAGTCTTCCGGCGTGGCGCTGGACGAAGAAATGATAAACCTGGTGAAGTACCAGCAGGCCTACGGCGCCGCCGCCAAGACCATCACCACCATTGATGAAATGCTGCAAACGCTGTTGAACATCAAGTAA